The Calypte anna isolate BGI_N300 chromosome 2, bCalAnn1_v1.p, whole genome shotgun sequence genome includes a window with the following:
- the GALNT15 gene encoding polypeptide N-acetylgalactosaminyltransferase 15 has product MFLRKKCRYGSRKLQFLLLLLVLGFLLLMVTMLNPPPSNQRKEGAFQPVEFNPREGYQMDFVETQEMLETQEESQQYYPLDGLSPFISLREDELIVAVASPTGKRNHSKARKGYRVVKQQSRRPEARAEGDPQFLTFARQVGEGAAAGERGLETHGFNEALSERISLRRELPEVRHPLCLQQKYDSSLPTASVIICFHDEAWSTLLRTVHSIMDTAPKDSLKDIILVDDLSQQGPLKSALSEYVSKLDGVKLIRSNKRLGVIRGRMLGAARATGDVLVFMDSHCECQQGWLEPLLARLSSNRNSVVSPVIDVIDWKTFQYYHSVGLHRGVFDWKLNFHWEPVPEHEEKVRQSPISPIRSPVVAGAVVAMDRHYFQNTGAYDSDMTTWGAENLELSIRTWLCGGSVEIIPCSRVGHLYRNHFPPAFSYEEAIVRNKIRIAETWLGSFKENFYKHDTVAFLISKAEKPDCSERLQLQKRLGCRSFQWFISNVYPELSQPEDTPRFSGKLYNTGVGFCANYKPGSTMTEGSIELSHCSDSLTQHFEYNSMKEIRLGSAPLFCFDVRQGKVIPQNCTKETDNNHQHWDVQENGMIVHVLSGKCIEAAKSEDEKDLVLGVCNKNANQLWQFEPPHALRQR; this is encoded by the exons ATGTTCTTGAGGAAGAAGTGCAGATATGGATCACGAAAACTGCAGTTTCTCTTACTGTTGCTGGTGCTGGGCTTTTTGCTACTGATGGTTACAATGCTGAATCCACCACCCAGCAaccagaggaaggaaggggcttTTCAGCCCGTGGAGTTCAACCCTCGGGAAGGGTATCAGATGGACTTTGTGGAGACCCAAGAGATGCTGGAGACCCAGGAGGAGAGCCAGCAGTACTACCCTTTGGATGGGCTATCACCGTTCATCTCCCTGCGGGAGGATGAGTTGATTGTGGCCGTCGCGTCGCCCACCGGCAAAAGGAACCACAGCAAGGCCAGGAAGGGCTATCGGGTggtgaagcagcagagcaggcgGCCGGAGGCGAGGGCAGAGGGGGACCCCCAGTTCCTGACCTTTGCTCGGCAGGttggggaaggggctgctgcGGGGGAGCGGGGCCTGGAAACCCACGGCTTTAACGAAGCGCTCAGCGAGCGGATCTCTCTGCGCAGGGAGCTGCCTGAGGTACGACACCCGTT GTGCCTGCAGCAAAAATATGACTCCAGTCTGCCTACTGCTAGTGTTATCATCTGTTTCCATGACGAAGCCTGGTCTACACTGCTGAGAACTGTGCACAGCATTATGGACACAGCCCCAAAGGACTCCCTCAAGGATATCATCCTGGTCGATGACCTCAGCCAGCAAG GGCCCCTGAAGTCAGCCCTGAGTGAATATGTCTCCAAGCTGGATGGAGTGAAACTCATTCGGAGCAACAAGAGGCTTGGAGTCATCCGAGGTCGGATGCTGGGAGCTGCACGGGCAACAGGGGATGTGCTTGTCTTCATGGATTCACACTGCGAGTgtcagcagggctggctggagcCCCTCCTAGCCAGGCTGTCCAGCAACAG AAACAGTGTCGTCTCACCTGTCATAGATGTCATAGACTGGAAGACTTTTCAGTACTATCACTCTGTGGGCCTGCATCGAGGTGTTTTTGATTGGAAACTAAATTTTCATTGGGAACCAGTGCCAGAGCATGAAGAGAAGGTACGACAGTCTCCCATCAGCCCTATCAG AAGTCCTGTGGTAGCTGGTGCAGTGGTGGCCATGGATCGACATTACTTCCAAAACACTGGAGCTTATGATTCTGACATGACCACATGGGGAGCAGAAAATTTGGAGCTATCTATAAGG ACCTGGCTCTGTGGTGGCTCTGTAGAAATTATTCCATGCTCCCGAGTTGGTCACCTCTATCGAAATCACTTTCCCCCTGCTTTCTCCTATGAAGAGGCCATTGTGAGGAACAAAATCCGAATAGCAGAGACCTGGCTGGGCTCTTTTAAAGAGAACTTCTACAAGCACGACACAGTGGCTTTCTTAATCAGCAAG GCAGAGAAGCCAGACTGCAGTGAGCGCCTTCAGCTACAGAAGAGATTGGGCTGTAGAAGTTTCCAGTGGTTCATATCAAATGTGTACCCTGAGCTCTCCCAACCTGAAGACACACCAAGATTCTCTGGCAAG CTTTACAATACTGGTGTTGGCTTCTGTGCAAATTACAAACCTGGAAGCACCATGACAGAAGGGTCTATTGAACTCTCCCACTGCAGTGACAGTCTCACACAG CACTTTGAATATAACAGCATGAAGGAAATCCGGCTTGGTTCTGCTCCGCTGTTTTGCTTTGATGTCAGACAAGGGAAGGTTATCCCTCAAAACTGTACAAAGGAGACAGATAACAACCACCAGCACTGGGATGTCCAGGAG AATGGGATGATTGTCCATGTCCTTTCTGGCAAATGCATAGAGGCAGCAAAGAGTGAAGATGAGAAGGACTTGGTTTTGGGTGTCTGTAACAAAAACGCCAATCAGCTGTGGCAATTTGAACCTCCCCATGCGCTGCGTCAGAGGTGA